A region of Bacteroidia bacterium DNA encodes the following proteins:
- a CDS encoding carboxypeptidase M32, with protein MSYKKYQELMAKIADVNYAASVLNWDQETYMPEKGADKRAQQLSTLAGISHELSTATELGDLLEKLSKDSSLDAKQKKNISESLKDYTDRKKYSTAFVQEMSKTISECFQSWQKAKKENKFSLYAPHLEKLVKLKRQECELLGYEDHPYNAMLNQYEPKAKTADLDILFKNVRQQLVDFVKKISEKKQLDESFMFTHFPKDKQWDFGIDLLKQMNYNFDSGRQDISSHPFTTSFNVNDVRVTTRINENNFNEMIWSCIHEGGHGLYEQGLNADDYGLPTGEAISLGIHESQSRLWENNVGRSRAYWKANYKKAQNYFPENLKNVSAEDFYKAANIVKPSLIRTSADELTYHFHVMIRFEIEKLLIEGSIEVKDLPTYWNNKYKEYLGIDVPNDSEGVLQDIHWSHGSFGYFPTYSLGSFYAAQFFAQAKKENSNLEKQIENGEMLPLLNWLREKIHRFGKFYSAEEMCIHVTGEKLNFNYFMDYAKAKYSDLYQL; from the coding sequence ATGAGCTATAAAAAATATCAAGAATTGATGGCAAAAATTGCCGATGTAAATTATGCCGCTTCTGTTTTAAATTGGGATCAAGAAACATATATGCCGGAAAAAGGTGCTGATAAACGCGCGCAACAATTGTCCACGTTGGCTGGAATTTCGCACGAATTATCAACAGCAACGGAGTTAGGCGATTTGTTGGAAAAGCTTTCGAAAGATTCGTCATTGGATGCGAAGCAGAAAAAAAATATTTCTGAATCGCTGAAAGATTATACCGACAGAAAAAAATATTCTACTGCTTTTGTGCAAGAAATGAGCAAAACAATTTCTGAATGTTTTCAATCGTGGCAGAAGGCAAAGAAGGAAAATAAATTTTCGCTTTATGCGCCACATTTAGAAAAATTAGTGAAGCTGAAACGTCAGGAATGTGAATTGCTCGGTTATGAAGATCATCCGTATAACGCCATGTTGAACCAATACGAGCCAAAAGCAAAGACCGCAGATTTAGATATTTTATTTAAAAATGTGCGTCAGCAATTGGTTGATTTTGTAAAAAAAATATCTGAAAAGAAACAGCTTGATGAAAGTTTTATGTTCACGCATTTTCCGAAAGACAAACAATGGGATTTCGGAATTGATTTGTTGAAACAGATGAATTATAATTTCGATTCGGGCAGACAAGATATTTCTTCGCATCCATTTACCACTTCTTTTAATGTGAATGATGTGCGCGTTACCACTCGCATCAACGAAAATAATTTTAACGAAATGATTTGGAGTTGCATTCACGAAGGTGGACACGGATTGTACGAACAAGGCTTAAATGCAGACGATTACGGACTTCCAACGGGCGAAGCAATTTCGCTCGGCATCCACGAATCACAATCGCGTTTGTGGGAAAATAATGTGGGAAGAAGCCGCGCTTATTGGAAAGCAAACTATAAAAAAGCACAAAATTATTTTCCTGAGAATTTAAAAAATGTAAGTGCCGAAGATTTTTACAAAGCGGCTAATATTGTGAAACCTTCCTTAATTCGTACTTCTGCGGATGAATTGACGTATCATTTCCATGTGATGATTCGTTTTGAAATCGAAAAATTATTGATTGAAGGAAGCATTGAAGTAAAAGATTTACCAACTTATTGGAACAATAAATACAAAGAATATTTAGGTATTGATGTGCCGAATGATTCGGAAGGCGTGTTGCAAGATATTCATTGGTCGCACGGAAGTTTCGGCTATTTCCCAACTTATTCGTTGGGAAGTTTTTATGCCGCTCAATTTTTCGCGCAAGCAAAAAAAGAAAATTCTAATTTGGAAAAACAAATTGAAAATGGCGAAATGCTTCCTTTGCTAAATTGGTTGCGTGAAAAAATTCATCGCTTCGGAAAATTTTATTCTGCCGAAGAAATGTGCATTCACGTAACAGGCGAAAAATTAAATTTCAATTATTTTATGGACTACGCGAAAGCTAAGTACAGCGATCTTTATCAGTTATAA
- a CDS encoding DUF423 domain-containing protein, which yields MKRKILLFASVFGLTAIIFGAMAAHFLESKLVGGQITPRDIHAFETASKYQLFHSIALLLIVLLMDKLDVKLMRLTSVFFIVGVIIFSGSIYLLSTQNLIGIGNLNWLGPITPLGGLSFIAGWTTLFIAAFKAKNLS from the coding sequence ATGAAAAGAAAAATTTTATTGTTCGCTTCTGTTTTCGGACTTACTGCAATTATTTTTGGCGCAATGGCAGCACACTTTTTAGAAAGCAAATTGGTAGGCGGACAAATTACTCCGAGAGATATTCACGCATTTGAAACGGCTTCAAAATATCAATTATTTCACAGTATCGCATTGCTATTGATTGTTTTATTGATGGATAAATTAGATGTGAAATTAATGCGTTTAACAAGTGTTTTTTTTATTGTTGGCGTGATAATTTTTTCGGGTTCTATCTATTTACTTTCCACACAAAATCTTATCGGAATAGGCAATTTGAATTGGCTTGGACCAATAACGCCTTTGGGCGGATTATCTTTCATTGCAGGTTGGACAACACTTTTCATCGCTGCATTTAAAGCAAAAAACCTTTCTTAA